One window from the genome of Microbulbifer sp. ALW1 encodes:
- a CDS encoding multiheme c-type cytochrome, protein MRTSIILLLVALLISACDKNAEVEDVARKNPTVAAPATPATKAARDTAAASSQSKRSKTGKSPHADGSADYVGAVACAGCHQQAFDDWQKSHHDLAMKTPDSETVVGNFDNATFDYFGTESSFYQRDGKYFVRTDNAEGALQEFPIAYTFGVYPLQQYLIELPGGRLQALSLSWDSRTKEEGGQRWFHLYPDEEIKSGDPLHWTGINQNWNFQCADCHSTNLHKNYDQASQTFATQWSEINVGCESCHGPGKKHLEWAARSEEQRATDADLGFDLRYDGRRQARWAMDTKTGIAHIANDVETQTEIPVCAQCHSRRGTQHPGVKPDDDYLDFFQPALLSDGLYHADGQIDEEVYVWGSFLQSKMHAAGVTCSNCHNPHSLALRAQGNDVCAQCHLPAKFDTADHHFHPVGSEGAQCVNCHMTDKVYMQVDARRDHSFRVPRPDLSESIGSPNACTGCHTDQSNAWAAGVLEKKFGQPDPHYGEALFAGRIGAPDAESQLLKLVMDDKQPQIVRATAISLLPRYLSQTSAQVLQVIAQGDDALQHLALAQSLDQIPQQVRPALAIPLLYEDERVTASLAASAMAGAPLVQYPEEVRKRYEQGLADAVATAEFNSDRPESLVNLASLRGREGDLNAAERLLKQAVALAPYYTPAVINLADLYRANGREADSEGLLRNAMENSYDKAPIQHTLGLNLVRQKKMSEAVEMLRVSAHASSATPRYVYVYGIALNSQGRPKEAIKELEQGLERFPGDRQILSALASIHHEQGNEAAAQKYQQQLQ, encoded by the coding sequence ATGCGCACCTCGATCATCCTTCTGCTAGTGGCATTGCTGATCAGTGCCTGTGACAAAAATGCAGAGGTAGAGGATGTCGCGCGTAAGAATCCCACTGTTGCCGCGCCTGCGACGCCTGCCACCAAAGCAGCGCGGGATACTGCGGCAGCATCGAGCCAGTCGAAACGCTCAAAAACGGGGAAATCTCCACATGCGGATGGCAGTGCCGACTATGTCGGGGCAGTGGCCTGTGCTGGCTGCCACCAGCAGGCCTTCGACGACTGGCAGAAATCCCACCACGACCTGGCGATGAAAACCCCGGATTCGGAAACCGTGGTGGGGAATTTCGATAACGCGACATTCGATTACTTCGGCACTGAGTCCAGCTTTTATCAGCGCGACGGCAAATACTTTGTACGTACAGACAATGCCGAAGGTGCGCTGCAGGAGTTCCCCATTGCCTACACCTTCGGCGTCTACCCGTTGCAGCAGTACCTGATTGAACTCCCCGGCGGGCGGCTGCAGGCGTTGAGTCTTTCCTGGGACTCCCGCACAAAAGAAGAGGGCGGCCAGCGCTGGTTCCACCTTTACCCGGACGAAGAAATCAAATCCGGCGATCCGCTCCATTGGACCGGCATCAACCAGAACTGGAATTTCCAGTGCGCAGACTGCCACTCGACTAACCTGCACAAAAACTACGATCAGGCATCACAGACCTTCGCTACCCAGTGGTCGGAGATCAATGTGGGTTGTGAATCCTGCCACGGACCGGGCAAGAAGCACTTGGAATGGGCTGCTCGTTCGGAAGAGCAGCGGGCAACGGATGCGGACCTGGGCTTTGATCTTCGCTACGACGGCCGTCGCCAGGCGCGCTGGGCCATGGATACCAAAACCGGTATTGCCCACATTGCCAATGACGTGGAAACCCAGACGGAAATCCCCGTGTGTGCCCAGTGTCACTCGCGCCGCGGCACCCAGCATCCCGGCGTGAAACCCGATGACGATTACCTGGATTTCTTCCAACCGGCATTGTTGAGCGACGGCCTTTACCACGCCGATGGCCAGATCGATGAAGAAGTATATGTGTGGGGATCCTTCCTGCAGAGCAAGATGCACGCCGCCGGAGTGACCTGCAGCAACTGCCATAACCCCCACAGCCTGGCGTTGCGCGCGCAAGGCAACGATGTCTGTGCCCAGTGCCATTTGCCGGCAAAATTCGATACCGCAGACCACCACTTCCACCCCGTTGGCAGCGAAGGGGCGCAGTGCGTGAACTGTCATATGACCGACAAGGTGTATATGCAGGTGGATGCGCGCCGCGACCACAGCTTCCGGGTACCGCGACCGGATCTTTCGGAAAGCATCGGTTCGCCCAATGCCTGTACCGGTTGTCACACCGATCAGTCCAATGCCTGGGCCGCCGGGGTGCTCGAGAAAAAATTTGGTCAGCCCGACCCGCATTATGGCGAGGCCCTGTTCGCGGGGCGCATCGGTGCGCCGGATGCGGAAAGCCAGTTGCTGAAACTGGTGATGGATGACAAACAGCCGCAAATCGTGCGCGCCACGGCCATTTCCCTTTTGCCGCGCTACCTGTCGCAGACCAGCGCGCAGGTGTTGCAGGTAATTGCCCAGGGCGATGATGCGCTGCAACATCTCGCACTGGCTCAATCCCTGGATCAGATACCACAGCAGGTGCGTCCGGCACTGGCCATTCCGTTGCTGTACGAAGACGAACGGGTCACTGCCTCCCTCGCCGCCAGCGCCATGGCGGGCGCACCACTGGTGCAGTATCCGGAAGAAGTGCGCAAGCGTTATGAGCAGGGACTGGCAGACGCCGTGGCAACGGCGGAGTTCAACAGCGATCGTCCGGAAAGCCTGGTGAACCTGGCGTCGCTACGCGGGCGGGAAGGGGATCTCAATGCGGCAGAGCGGCTGTTGAAGCAGGCGGTGGCACTTGCGCCTTACTACACCCCAGCGGTGATCAACCTCGCGGATCTTTATCGTGCAAATGGCCGCGAGGCGGATAGTGAGGGGCTGTTGCGCAATGCGATGGAAAATTCCTACGACAAGGCACCGATTCAACATACCCTGGGGCTGAACCTGGTTCGGCAGAAAAAGATGTCGGAAGCTGTGGAAATGTTGCGGGTCTCGGCCCACGCCAGCTCGGCAACACCGCGCTACGTGTATGTGTACGGCATAGCACTGAATTCTCAGGGCAGGCCTAAAGAGGCGATTAAGGAACTGGAACAGGGGTTGGAGCGATTCCCCGGCGACCGACAGATCTTGTCGGCCCTGGCGTCCATTCATCACGAACAGGGCAATGAAGCCGCGGCGCAAAAATATCAGCAGCAGCTGCAATAG
- a CDS encoding MoxR family ATPase, with the protein MSAREQIAALEQGMGRAIVGQRDVIRRLIIGLLANGNLLVEGLPGLAKTRAIKALAKNLEADFSRIQFTPDLLPADVTGTDMLYRDEQKSEFRFHPGPIFANIVLADEINRAPAKVQSALLEAMEERQVTVAGKTHKMPPLFMVMATQNPIEQEGTYPLPEAQMDRFLMHVLITYPPVEDEVEVIELVRSEEITAANLANTESLSSDPQQTTEVISQQAVFDARREIAAIHVSDSMARYIADLIEASRHPAKLSEELARWIEIGASPRGSIALDKAGRTNAWLEGRDYVDPQDIHAVIHDCLRHRLGLSFEAQGEGISADRVIDELLKLVALP; encoded by the coding sequence ATGTCCGCACGGGAACAGATTGCAGCACTGGAACAAGGCATGGGCCGCGCCATCGTCGGCCAACGGGATGTGATTCGGCGCCTGATCATTGGCTTGCTGGCAAACGGTAACCTGCTGGTAGAGGGCCTGCCCGGGCTCGCAAAAACCCGCGCCATCAAGGCGCTGGCGAAAAACTTGGAGGCAGATTTCAGTCGTATTCAGTTCACCCCGGACCTGCTGCCCGCCGATGTCACCGGCACCGATATGCTCTACCGCGATGAACAGAAGTCGGAGTTCCGCTTTCACCCGGGTCCTATTTTCGCCAACATCGTGCTCGCCGATGAGATCAACCGCGCACCCGCCAAGGTGCAATCGGCGCTGCTGGAGGCGATGGAAGAGCGCCAGGTCACCGTAGCCGGAAAAACCCACAAGATGCCGCCGCTATTTATGGTGATGGCCACCCAGAATCCCATCGAGCAGGAAGGCACCTACCCGCTGCCAGAAGCGCAGATGGACCGCTTTCTGATGCATGTGCTGATCACCTATCCGCCAGTGGAAGATGAGGTGGAAGTGATCGAGCTGGTGCGCAGTGAAGAGATTACGGCCGCCAATCTCGCCAATACGGAATCCCTCTCATCGGACCCACAGCAAACGACAGAGGTGATCTCACAACAAGCGGTGTTCGACGCCCGCCGTGAAATTGCCGCCATTCATGTCTCCGATTCCATGGCGCGCTATATCGCCGACCTGATTGAAGCCAGTCGTCACCCGGCCAAGTTGTCGGAAGAATTGGCACGCTGGATTGAAATCGGCGCCAGCCCACGGGGCTCCATCGCGCTGGATAAAGCCGGACGTACCAACGCCTGGCTGGAGGGGCGCGATTATGTAGACCCGCAGGATATTCACGCGGTGATTCACGACTGCCTGCGCCACCGTCTGGGACTGAGTTTTGAAGCCCAGGGAGAAGGCATCAGTGCCGACCGGGTGATCGACGAACTGCTGAAACTCGTCGCTCTGCCTTAA
- a CDS encoding DUF58 domain-containing protein → MFNFQIRNRNRSRAGVTTVAAAQTVKDPRIHVDLAHLQALEGPAQTLNLLPRQPARSVLAGRHASRLRGRGLNFEELREYWPSDDVRSIDWKVTARTGEPHVRVYSEERDRPALIVVDQRMSMFFGTRHAMKSVTAAEAAALAAFAILNQDDRVGGIVVRDEGLYTQRPKRNRRALTRFLNELAQANQQLHADARPADSTSLDSVLQAVANIARRDHLVLLISDFDVVGPATERLLSGIAKHNDVILVPVVDPTGEAVPKSLVSAISDGDLQATLDTRSADTQVAMDQFNRQRRQVINDWHLRYGLPVAQLSTGEETLPQLQRLLGLIPHPAKQAAGQAPKQPGEG, encoded by the coding sequence ATGTTCAACTTCCAGATTCGAAATCGCAATCGCAGCCGGGCCGGCGTCACCACCGTCGCTGCAGCACAAACTGTCAAAGATCCACGTATTCATGTGGACCTGGCACACCTGCAGGCACTGGAAGGCCCCGCGCAAACCCTGAACCTACTGCCCCGTCAACCCGCCCGCAGCGTGCTTGCCGGGCGCCACGCCTCGCGGCTGCGCGGGCGCGGACTGAATTTTGAGGAGTTGCGGGAATACTGGCCCTCGGACGACGTGCGCTCCATCGACTGGAAAGTAACCGCGCGCACCGGCGAGCCCCACGTGCGCGTCTACAGTGAAGAGCGCGATCGCCCCGCCTTGATTGTGGTGGATCAGCGCATGTCCATGTTCTTCGGCACGCGCCACGCGATGAAATCGGTCACTGCCGCCGAGGCCGCAGCCCTCGCAGCCTTTGCCATTCTGAACCAGGACGATCGCGTGGGCGGTATCGTGGTACGCGACGAAGGGCTCTACACCCAGCGCCCCAAACGCAACCGCCGCGCCCTCACCCGCTTTCTCAACGAACTTGCACAGGCCAATCAACAACTGCACGCCGATGCCCGACCCGCCGACTCCACCTCACTGGACAGCGTCTTGCAGGCAGTGGCCAATATCGCCCGGCGCGATCACCTGGTACTGCTGATCAGCGATTTCGACGTGGTCGGCCCGGCCACCGAACGGCTGCTGAGCGGTATCGCAAAGCACAACGATGTGATTCTGGTACCGGTGGTTGACCCTACTGGCGAGGCGGTACCCAAGTCTCTGGTGAGTGCGATTTCCGATGGCGATTTGCAGGCCACCCTGGATACCCGCAGCGCCGACACCCAGGTAGCCATGGATCAATTCAACCGCCAGCGCCGGCAAGTCATCAACGACTGGCACCTGCGCTACGGCCTGCCGGTCGCGCAACTGTCTACCGGGGAAGAGACACTTCCGCAGTTGCAGCGTCTGCTGGGATTGATTCCCCACCCGGCGAAACAGGCCGCGGGCCAAGCCCCGAAACAACCGGGCGAAGGTTGA
- a CDS encoding DUF4381 domain-containing protein, whose amino-acid sequence MQETKPTPIRNPDPQPQNTNPAADEETLPDMIAQLVPPPEPPAISMLPATPLAKGLCALVVLLLLWFIWRCIQSYRANAYRRAALAELHQAESDAALIAEILRRTALAAYPRVKVAALIGDDWLQFLNAHYPGNAFDGDLGHALLQSPYRTTTTEQTAALSQAVQDWIRQHKVVAPSRHRLGSPRKTVEAAP is encoded by the coding sequence ATGCAAGAAACGAAACCTACCCCCATACGGAACCCCGATCCGCAACCGCAAAACACAAACCCTGCTGCAGACGAAGAAACCCTGCCGGACATGATCGCGCAGCTGGTGCCGCCGCCGGAGCCACCCGCCATTTCCATGTTGCCGGCAACGCCACTGGCAAAAGGACTCTGCGCGCTAGTGGTACTGCTGCTGTTGTGGTTTATCTGGCGGTGCATACAGAGCTACCGCGCCAACGCCTATCGCCGCGCGGCCCTCGCCGAACTGCACCAGGCCGAGAGTGATGCCGCACTGATCGCAGAAATACTCCGCCGCACGGCGCTCGCTGCCTATCCGCGTGTAAAAGTTGCGGCACTTATCGGTGACGACTGGCTTCAGTTTCTTAACGCACACTACCCTGGCAATGCATTCGACGGCGACCTGGGCCACGCCCTATTACAGAGTCCATACCGGACAACCACCACAGAGCAAACCGCTGCGCTGAGCCAGGCCGTTCAGGACTGGATTCGCCAGCACAAGGTTGTAGCGCCCAGCAGGCACCGCCTGGGCTCGCCACGAAAAACTGTCGAGGCCGCACCGTGA
- a CDS encoding VWA domain-containing protein: MIDFAAPWAFLLLPLPLLVWKLAPAHREQVRALRVPFFQQLVEAIGIKPGSGAVVLDRSRWQWLLGALIWALIVTALARPEYEGDAVTLQKPARDLIVAVDISGSMEQVDFVASNGETMERLAGVKRVLKPFLERREGERVALIVFGTKAFVQAPLTTDLDTLLELLQQTDVGMAGPHTALGDAIGLAIRQFESSEVEQRLLILLSDGSDTASTMSPVNAAAIAAQRQVKILTIGVGDPDSAEKENRVDVDTLTAIAKRTGGEFYFANDEKALAAVYAQIDKLAPKMVDSETYRPHHSLAYWPMGIALLLGLLALASQLIRSRAFRSSIQTEAAS; the protein is encoded by the coding sequence GTGATCGATTTTGCCGCGCCCTGGGCGTTTTTATTGCTGCCGCTGCCACTGCTGGTTTGGAAACTCGCACCGGCCCACCGCGAACAGGTGCGCGCTTTGCGAGTCCCCTTCTTTCAGCAACTGGTAGAGGCCATCGGCATCAAACCCGGTTCCGGCGCGGTAGTGCTCGACCGCAGTCGCTGGCAGTGGCTGTTGGGCGCATTGATCTGGGCCTTGATCGTCACCGCCCTGGCGCGGCCGGAATACGAGGGCGATGCGGTGACACTACAGAAGCCGGCGCGGGACCTGATTGTCGCAGTGGATATTTCCGGCTCCATGGAGCAGGTGGATTTTGTCGCCAGCAACGGTGAAACAATGGAGCGCCTCGCCGGGGTTAAACGTGTACTCAAACCATTCCTGGAAAGGCGTGAAGGTGAACGTGTCGCGCTGATCGTCTTCGGCACCAAGGCGTTTGTGCAGGCCCCGCTGACCACCGACCTGGATACCCTGCTGGAACTGCTGCAGCAGACCGATGTGGGTATGGCCGGCCCACACACCGCGCTGGGCGACGCCATCGGCCTCGCCATCCGCCAGTTTGAAAGCAGCGAAGTGGAACAGCGCCTGCTGATTTTATTGAGTGACGGCAGCGACACCGCCAGCACCATGAGTCCGGTAAATGCCGCCGCCATAGCCGCCCAACGCCAGGTAAAAATTCTCACCATCGGTGTGGGCGATCCCGACAGTGCAGAAAAAGAAAATCGCGTGGATGTGGACACCTTAACGGCCATTGCCAAACGCACCGGCGGCGAATTCTATTTCGCCAATGACGAAAAAGCCCTGGCCGCCGTCTATGCCCAGATCGACAAGCTGGCGCCGAAAATGGTCGACAGCGAAACCTACCGTCCCCACCACTCCCTGGCCTACTGGCCCATGGGCATTGCGCTGCTACTGGGTCTGCTGGCACTTGCCAGTCAACTAATTCGCAGCAGAGCCTTCCGTAGCTCAATCCAAACTGAGGCGGCCTCATGA
- a CDS encoding VWA domain-containing protein, whose protein sequence is MSGLLDAFAQFHFLRPVWLLLLLPTVLLWWHFRRDRRSDAETSAQIAPHLARALTVGEHTQRHFKPVDLIALLLALLTLGTAGPSWTLLPDPLMAKTTPLVVVLKVSDSMTEKDVPPERLARAKQKILDLQETRDGAPTALVAYAGSAHRVVPLTEDQALLRPYLEGLSPEVMPIPGDNATAALKLAEQILAKDETPGGILFLLDNLSEDDANTMSQRTEKNGLGFLLVAPGNESGGAVAKVRNARVERVTPDKSDLRALNRYFDNAFRQALASDKNLQWEDRGWWLAWPAALLALLWFRRGWALSQRAVSTGSGLVLFFLFIQGYPGNSLAQNAVTADALPDTPNSHSLLGLLLTPDQQGQWFSFRQNYRRAAASFQDQYRKGYALYQAGQFEDAANQLAEVNTPEATFTRGMAMAKTGQYEGAVAAFEQVLQLDPEFPGAQENLALTKKIIAYMKDARGEEEEELQAADDGEESDFEPPEQEFQEQEKATKDKPVSADQWMSTLDTGTSEYLKQRFAAEAAGGNSNTGSNIDTATKNNTGNNNQNAEENRP, encoded by the coding sequence ATGAGTGGCCTGCTCGACGCTTTCGCGCAATTTCACTTCCTGCGACCGGTGTGGTTGCTGTTGCTGCTGCCAACCGTGCTGCTGTGGTGGCATTTTCGCCGCGACCGCCGCAGTGACGCCGAAACCAGCGCTCAAATCGCCCCGCACCTGGCACGGGCACTCACCGTGGGCGAGCACACACAACGCCATTTCAAACCTGTGGACCTTATCGCCCTGCTGCTCGCACTGCTGACCCTGGGCACCGCCGGCCCCAGCTGGACACTCCTGCCGGATCCGTTGATGGCAAAAACCACACCGCTGGTGGTGGTGCTGAAAGTCAGCGACAGCATGACGGAAAAAGACGTACCGCCTGAACGCCTTGCCCGCGCCAAACAGAAAATACTCGACTTGCAGGAAACCCGCGACGGCGCGCCCACCGCCCTCGTCGCCTACGCGGGCAGCGCCCACCGCGTGGTGCCTTTGACGGAAGACCAGGCGCTGCTGCGTCCCTACCTCGAAGGACTCAGTCCCGAAGTGATGCCGATCCCCGGAGACAACGCCACCGCGGCACTGAAACTAGCGGAGCAGATACTGGCCAAGGATGAAACACCCGGCGGCATCCTGTTTCTGCTGGACAACCTGAGCGAGGACGATGCCAACACCATGTCCCAGCGCACGGAAAAGAATGGCCTCGGTTTTCTGCTGGTTGCACCGGGCAACGAAAGCGGCGGCGCTGTTGCCAAGGTGCGCAATGCGAGAGTGGAGCGGGTGACCCCGGACAAGAGCGACCTGCGTGCACTCAACCGCTATTTCGACAACGCTTTCCGCCAGGCACTGGCTTCCGACAAAAACCTGCAGTGGGAGGACCGCGGCTGGTGGTTGGCCTGGCCCGCCGCTTTACTGGCACTGTTGTGGTTCCGCCGCGGTTGGGCCCTATCGCAAAGGGCGGTTTCCACCGGTTCCGGACTCGTTCTATTTTTCCTGTTTATACAGGGCTACCCCGGAAACAGCCTTGCCCAGAATGCGGTTACCGCGGACGCCCTTCCCGATACGCCGAACAGCCACAGCTTGCTCGGCCTGCTACTGACACCGGATCAACAGGGTCAGTGGTTCAGCTTCCGGCAAAATTATCGCCGCGCCGCGGCCAGCTTTCAGGATCAGTACCGCAAGGGATACGCGCTCTATCAGGCCGGGCAATTTGAAGATGCCGCCAATCAACTCGCCGAGGTGAACACCCCGGAAGCCACCTTTACCCGCGGCATGGCGATGGCCAAAACCGGTCAGTACGAAGGCGCCGTCGCGGCTTTTGAGCAGGTGTTGCAACTCGACCCGGAATTTCCCGGTGCACAAGAGAACCTGGCGCTGACCAAGAAAATCATCGCTTACATGAAAGATGCCCGCGGCGAGGAGGAAGAAGAATTACAGGCGGCCGACGATGGCGAGGAATCTGACTTCGAGCCCCCGGAGCAAGAATTCCAGGAACAGGAAAAGGCAACAAAAGACAAGCCGGTCAGTGCAGACCAGTGGATGTCCACCCTCGACACCGGCACCAGTGAATATCTGAAGCAGCGCTTTGCGGCCGAGGCCGCCGGTGGCAACAGTAATACCGGCAGCAACATCGATACCGCTACCAAAAACAACACCGGTAACAATAATCAAAATGCGGAGGAGAATCGCCCATGA
- a CDS encoding BatD family protein, whose product MKRCAYSLQFWLLIWLLFWLIGSTLATAAESPQIDYKLSEEKAVPGQSISLFVTILVPTWLTQPPDFPEFDQPNLSVTLPGRSSLAVSRVIDGDTWSGVTREYLIVPLAPGTYRLPAGEIKVTYKNPEGDGDLHSALKLAPPPIAVTTPKGAEGLSPFIAARDLTLAQEIDGEPEQLRAGDAFSRSVTATIEGSTVMFIPQLLDSHAPEGLAAYADAHKAEDKTDSRTDETTGIRSERMTYVAESGVRGTLPAITLQWYDLDDGQIKTSSVDAIKVHARGPSALAGTSLWEKLLILTGAALLMWLLWRWAMPRIHEYQTERTRRAEASGLAAWQRLYTACNAQDYAAVLQAAHEFRQRAPAAAQSLQPALLTLGAMQYGDTPASVSCAAAWHQLTQAIESLRPDAARIQRIPLPPLNP is encoded by the coding sequence ATGAAGCGATGCGCCTACTCGTTACAGTTCTGGCTGCTGATCTGGCTGCTGTTCTGGCTGATTGGCAGCACTCTGGCCACAGCCGCAGAGTCGCCGCAGATAGACTATAAATTGTCGGAAGAGAAGGCGGTTCCCGGTCAGTCGATCTCCCTGTTCGTCACTATCCTGGTGCCCACCTGGCTGACCCAGCCACCGGATTTTCCGGAGTTCGACCAGCCCAATCTCTCGGTCACCCTTCCGGGGCGCTCATCCCTCGCGGTCAGTCGGGTCATCGACGGCGACACCTGGTCGGGTGTAACCCGCGAATACCTGATCGTCCCCCTGGCACCGGGTACCTACCGCCTCCCCGCTGGGGAAATCAAGGTGACCTACAAAAATCCCGAAGGCGACGGCGATTTACACAGTGCACTCAAACTGGCGCCGCCCCCCATTGCGGTCACCACGCCAAAAGGTGCGGAGGGACTGAGCCCGTTTATCGCCGCCCGGGACCTGACACTCGCTCAGGAGATCGACGGTGAACCGGAACAGCTGCGTGCAGGCGATGCCTTTTCCCGTAGCGTCACCGCTACCATTGAAGGCTCCACGGTGATGTTTATCCCGCAGTTGCTGGATAGCCACGCACCAGAGGGGCTCGCCGCCTACGCCGATGCCCACAAAGCCGAAGACAAAACCGATTCCCGCACCGACGAGACTACGGGCATCCGCAGCGAACGCATGACCTATGTGGCGGAAAGCGGCGTGCGTGGCACCCTGCCCGCCATCACCCTGCAGTGGTATGACCTGGACGATGGCCAGATCAAAACCAGCAGCGTGGACGCCATAAAAGTCCATGCCCGCGGCCCCAGCGCACTCGCGGGCACCAGCCTGTGGGAAAAACTTCTCATCCTCACTGGCGCAGCCCTGTTGATGTGGCTGCTGTGGCGATGGGCCATGCCCAGAATTCACGAGTACCAGACCGAGCGCACCCGACGTGCGGAAGCCAGTGGGTTAGCCGCCTGGCAGCGTCTATACACTGCCTGCAATGCACAGGATTACGCTGCAGTTTTACAAGCCGCTCACGAGTTTCGCCAGCGGGCACCAGCGGCGGCGCAGTCCTTGCAGCCGGCCCTGCTGACACTGGGTGCCATGCAATACGGTGATACCCCGGCCAGTGTTTCCTGTGCCGCCGCCTGGCATCAGCTGACCCAGGCCATCGAGTCACTGCGCCCCGATGCCGCCCGCATCCAGCGCATACCGCTCCCCCCGCTGAATCCGTGA
- a CDS encoding HAD family phosphatase, with protein sequence MQMHVRITHWLAASLVFICLIATASARAADPLPSWNDGPTKEAILGFVEKVTKAGSPDFVPENQRIATFDNDGNLWAEQPVYFQLIYALDQVKKMAPQHPEWKTEEPFASILKGDTKKVMASGKEGLMKILAATHANMTAEGFQTNVASWLKTARHPKTNRPYNEMIYQPMLELLDYLRAKGFKTFIVSGGGVDFMRVFAEQAYGIPPDQVVGSSLKAKYEVRDGKPVIIKLPEINLVDDKEGKPVGIHQYIGQRPIFASGNSDGDYQMLEWTTAGDGPRFGIILHHTDGKREWAYDRDSHIGQLNKGLDDAGKKGWTVIDMQKDWKVVFPFNAQ encoded by the coding sequence ATGCAGATGCATGTCCGGATAACGCACTGGCTCGCCGCGAGCCTGGTCTTTATTTGTCTGATAGCCACTGCTTCGGCGCGCGCCGCGGATCCATTACCTTCCTGGAACGACGGGCCGACCAAAGAAGCGATCCTAGGGTTCGTGGAAAAGGTCACAAAGGCCGGATCGCCGGACTTTGTGCCGGAAAACCAGCGCATTGCCACCTTCGATAACGATGGCAATCTTTGGGCTGAGCAACCGGTTTATTTCCAATTGATCTATGCCCTGGATCAAGTCAAAAAAATGGCACCCCAGCATCCGGAGTGGAAAACCGAGGAACCGTTTGCCTCCATTCTCAAAGGCGACACCAAAAAGGTCATGGCCAGCGGCAAGGAGGGGCTGATGAAAATCCTCGCCGCCACCCATGCCAATATGACCGCGGAAGGGTTTCAAACGAACGTGGCCAGCTGGCTCAAAACCGCACGCCACCCCAAGACCAATCGCCCCTACAACGAAATGATCTACCAGCCCATGCTGGAGCTGCTCGACTACCTGCGTGCAAAAGGATTTAAAACGTTCATCGTCTCCGGCGGTGGGGTGGATTTTATGCGGGTGTTTGCGGAACAGGCCTATGGAATTCCACCGGATCAGGTGGTCGGCTCCAGTCTGAAAGCCAAATACGAAGTGCGCGACGGCAAGCCCGTCATCATCAAACTGCCGGAAATCAATCTGGTGGATGACAAGGAGGGCAAGCCGGTAGGCATTCACCAGTACATCGGCCAGCGGCCCATTTTTGCCTCGGGCAACTCCGACGGAGACTATCAAATGCTGGAGTGGACCACTGCCGGTGACGGCCCACGTTTCGGCATCATCCTGCACCATACCGATGGCAAGCGGGAGTGGGCCTATGATCGCGATTCCCACATCGGACAACTGAACAAAGGACTCGATGACGCCGGTAAAAAAGGCTGGACGGTAATCGATATGCAGAAAGACTGGAAAGTGGTTTTTCCCTTTAACGCTCAATAA